The following are from one region of the candidate division WOR-3 bacterium genome:
- a CDS encoding M42 family peptidase: MKSTNERLRTFCEIPGLTGMEAAVAKKFIEEAKPFSDETYIDHVGNAVAVKRGSGKRKILAAAHMDEIGLIITKILKGGYLRVYQVGGVDRSILLGQEVVVHTSKGEIEGVVGSKPPHLMAPEEQKKPLGWDGIFIDTSLDEKEVVSKIAVGDFISFKANSVELLDKSFSSKSIDDRFGLAVLVMTLERLHNINTDWNFYAVGTVQEEWTGLGAKSSAYAINPDVAVALDVTHGNMPGLKESETFKLGKGITLSVGPNIHRGILSKAKKICEYEEIPYANEIAPYGTGTDAYTIQLIRNGIPCIVISAPVRSMHSPVETISHKDVERSARLLSSLVTELDDDDLDIDKPEIKEDEKE, translated from the coding sequence ATGAAATCAACAAACGAACGCCTGAGAACATTTTGTGAAATACCCGGTTTAACGGGCATGGAAGCCGCCGTGGCAAAAAAATTCATCGAAGAGGCGAAACCCTTTTCTGACGAAACATACATAGATCATGTCGGAAACGCCGTAGCAGTAAAAAGAGGCTCGGGCAAAAGAAAAATACTCGCCGCCGCTCACATGGACGAGATCGGACTGATAATTACCAAAATTCTGAAGGGCGGATATCTCAGAGTTTATCAGGTCGGAGGAGTCGACCGATCTATTCTCCTGGGCCAGGAAGTCGTAGTGCATACTTCGAAGGGCGAAATCGAAGGAGTCGTCGGATCCAAACCTCCGCATCTCATGGCGCCGGAAGAACAGAAGAAACCCCTTGGCTGGGACGGTATTTTCATCGACACTAGCCTTGATGAAAAAGAAGTCGTCTCAAAAATTGCCGTGGGCGATTTCATATCTTTCAAGGCCAACAGCGTCGAACTTCTCGACAAAAGTTTTTCATCAAAATCCATAGACGACAGATTCGGCCTCGCTGTACTTGTTATGACGCTCGAAAGACTGCACAATATCAATACTGACTGGAATTTTTACGCCGTCGGCACAGTTCAGGAAGAATGGACCGGATTAGGCGCAAAAAGCTCCGCCTACGCTATTAATCCTGACGTCGCCGTGGCACTCGATGTCACTCACGGCAACATGCCCGGTTTAAAAGAATCGGAAACTTTTAAACTCGGCAAAGGAATAACCCTGTCGGTAGGACCCAACATACACAGAGGAATCCTTTCCAAAGCGAAAAAAATATGCGAATACGAAGAGATACCTTACGCCAATGAAATAGCACCTTACGGGACAGGCACCGACGCTTACACAATCCAGCTGATCAGGAACGGAATCCCGTGCATTGTGATATCCGCTCCGGTCAGATCCATGCATTCTCCGGTTGAGACGATTTCACACAAGGACGTTGAAAGATCTGCCCGTTTGTTATCTTCCCTGGTCACAGAACTGGATGATGATGATCTCGACATCGACAAACCGGAAATAAAAGAAGACGAAAAGGAGTAG
- a CDS encoding M42 family metallopeptidase — MRNIAEKFTQVYGPSGNENKIRKTIESEIKSFVDEIHTDNLGNLIARKKGPGKKILFAAHMDEIGVIVNYADEKGFLRFAPLGGVYPMIAAGQRVVFEDGTQGVVGCESRDITPGTIPPLSKMYIDIGAKDRKEALAKIRIGDKAGFSNGFSVNGQRWISKAMDDRIGCAVIADAIKKIKKPVNDLYFVFTVQEEVGLRGAKTSAYAIDPALAVAVDVTGTGDTPKGFTMSVEMGKGPGLKIMDASIVVTEKMKSYMRETAEKRDIPYQNEILVFGGTDAGAFSMTRSGIHSGCISVPSRYIHSPSEMVDSSDVENASKWIVSMCETDAAAAGF, encoded by the coding sequence ATGAGAAATATAGCCGAAAAATTTACGCAAGTTTACGGTCCTTCGGGAAACGAAAACAAGATAAGAAAAACCATAGAATCCGAGATCAAATCTTTCGTCGACGAGATTCACACGGACAACCTGGGAAATCTCATAGCGAGAAAAAAGGGTCCAGGCAAAAAAATCCTATTTGCCGCCCACATGGACGAAATCGGAGTCATAGTCAATTACGCCGACGAAAAAGGATTTTTGCGCTTTGCGCCTCTGGGAGGAGTTTATCCGATGATAGCCGCCGGCCAGAGAGTCGTTTTTGAAGACGGCACACAGGGCGTCGTAGGCTGTGAATCCAGAGACATTACTCCCGGAACCATCCCCCCTCTCTCAAAAATGTACATAGACATAGGAGCAAAAGACAGGAAAGAAGCCCTCGCAAAAATCAGGATTGGCGACAAAGCGGGATTCTCAAACGGTTTTTCGGTAAACGGCCAGAGATGGATTTCAAAGGCTATGGACGACAGGATAGGTTGCGCGGTCATAGCGGACGCCATAAAGAAGATAAAGAAACCCGTAAACGACCTGTATTTCGTTTTCACGGTTCAGGAGGAGGTAGGTCTCAGAGGAGCCAAAACATCGGCTTACGCAATCGATCCCGCGCTTGCCGTCGCTGTTGACGTAACGGGAACGGGCGACACTCCAAAAGGATTCACGATGTCTGTCGAGATGGGAAAAGGTCCGGGGCTTAAAATTATGGACGCTTCCATTGTCGTCACAGAAAAAATGAAAAGTTATATGAGAGAAACCGCTGAAAAAAGAGACATTCCTTATCAAAACGAAATATTGGTTTTCGGCGGAACAGACGCCGGAGCGTTTAGCATGACCAGATCCGGCATTCATTCCGGATGCATTTCAGTTCCTTCAAGATATATCCATTCTCCCAGCGAAATGGTAGATTCATCCGACGTCGAAAACGCATCCAAGTGGATAGTATCAATGTGCGAAACGGACGCCGCCGCCGCCGGGTTTTAA
- a CDS encoding M42 family metallopeptidase — translation MYLEKLSNLCGVAGYEHNVRKFIKENVSKYVTSVETDSLGNLICYKKGTEKSSKILLAAHMDEVGFIVESVSKEGFIHFTPSGGIDPRVLPAKRVLIGDKAVPGIICWPPPHLNKKPASSVPEVSGLIVDIGAENDKSALKKIAVGDFITFDTKFGHLTKDRVKGKAFDDRIGCSLLMEILKKHEGYPFDIFGVFTVQEEVGLRGAGVIGERIDPKAAIVLEGTGAADFPPDDEELDLPSYPSLGKGAVVTLTDRSISVGKKMIDIIEKTAKENRIKYQFKQPQIGGTDAGRIHVSRKGIPCAIFSVPSRYIHSPVSIASLSDYRETLNMAYACLPEFAKTFS, via the coding sequence ATGTATCTTGAAAAACTGTCTAATTTATGCGGCGTTGCCGGCTACGAGCACAATGTCAGGAAATTCATAAAAGAGAACGTCTCAAAATATGTGACTTCCGTGGAGACGGATTCTTTGGGAAATCTTATATGCTATAAGAAAGGAACTGAGAAATCCTCAAAAATTCTGCTTGCTGCTCACATGGACGAGGTCGGTTTTATCGTTGAAAGCGTCAGCAAAGAAGGATTCATACACTTCACTCCGTCAGGAGGGATAGATCCGAGAGTACTGCCTGCCAAGAGAGTGCTCATAGGTGATAAAGCCGTTCCGGGGATAATATGCTGGCCGCCTCCCCATCTAAATAAAAAACCCGCTTCTTCGGTACCTGAAGTCTCCGGACTTATTGTTGACATCGGCGCTGAAAATGACAAATCCGCACTTAAAAAAATAGCTGTCGGTGATTTCATCACTTTTGACACTAAATTCGGACATTTGACCAAAGACAGAGTAAAGGGCAAAGCTTTCGACGACAGAATAGGATGCTCTCTTCTCATGGAGATACTCAAAAAACATGAAGGTTATCCTTTCGACATTTTCGGAGTTTTCACAGTGCAGGAAGAAGTCGGTCTGAGAGGCGCAGGCGTAATAGGAGAAAGAATAGACCCAAAAGCAGCCATTGTGCTTGAAGGGACAGGAGCGGCTGACTTTCCTCCCGACGACGAGGAACTCGATCTTCCTTCATATCCGTCTTTAGGGAAAGGCGCTGTGGTCACTTTGACAGACCGTTCCATTTCGGTCGGGAAAAAAATGATCGACATCATCGAAAAAACCGCCAAGGAAAACAGGATAAAATATCAGTTCAAACAGCCTCAGATCGGAGGAACAGACGCCGGAAGAATTCACGTTTCCAGGAAAGGAATTCCCTGCGCTATATTCAGCGTTCCATCACGGTACATACACTCGCCGGTCTCAATTGCTTCGCTTTCTGATTACAGGGAAACACTGAATATGGCCTACGCCTGCCTGCCTGAATTTGCCAAAACATTTTCATGA
- a CDS encoding ParB/RepB/Spo0J family partition protein, with the protein MKKRLGKGFDALIGAASSLKTSDDALVELDIELLKKGKFQPRTYFDDETLAELSQSIKQDGIIEPLIIRPSSDGRYEIICGERRFEAAKKVGLKTVPVIIKDVPDLKALEISMIENLQRENLNPIEEAEGYSIMSSKFHLSQQDISDRVGKSRSTVANSLRLLDLPDEVKLLVRKASISAGHARAILSLKEKRLMMIAAQRIIDKNLSVRETENYVEDIKKTHKPEKRRKPIHGNPEISAIESRLSEKIGNPVKIKMAGKKGRLVIEFFSYDELNQIMKRFGLTELQ; encoded by the coding sequence ATGAAAAAAAGACTGGGTAAAGGTTTTGACGCACTGATAGGCGCGGCGTCCTCTCTCAAAACGTCAGACGACGCCCTCGTCGAACTCGATATAGAACTTCTTAAAAAAGGTAAATTTCAGCCCCGGACGTATTTCGACGATGAAACTCTAGCTGAACTGTCTCAGTCGATAAAACAGGACGGCATAATTGAACCCTTGATAATCCGTCCGTCTTCCGACGGCCGATACGAAATAATCTGCGGTGAGAGAAGATTTGAAGCCGCTAAAAAGGTGGGTCTGAAAACGGTTCCTGTAATAATCAAAGACGTCCCCGACTTGAAGGCTCTCGAAATTTCAATGATAGAAAACCTGCAGAGAGAAAACCTGAACCCGATCGAGGAAGCCGAAGGATACAGCATAATGTCTTCAAAATTTCATCTGAGCCAGCAGGACATTTCGGACAGAGTGGGAAAAAGCAGGTCGACGGTCGCCAACTCTCTTCGCCTTCTGGACCTTCCGGATGAAGTCAAACTGCTCGTCAGAAAAGCCAGCATTTCAGCCGGTCACGCCAGAGCCATACTATCGCTGAAGGAAAAAAGGCTTATGATGATCGCCGCTCAGAGAATCATAGACAAAAACCTCTCCGTACGCGAGACTGAAAATTATGTCGAAGACATTAAAAAAACCCACAAACCTGAAAAAAGACGGAAGCCCATCCACGGAAACCCGGAAATTTCCGCGATCGAAAGCAGGCTGTCAGAAAAAATCGGTAATCCGGTAAAAATCAAGATGGCCGGAAAAAAAGGCCGTCTTGTCATCGAATTCTTTTCTTACGACGAACTGAACCAAATAATGAAGCGATTCGGTTTAACCGAGCTTCAGTAA
- a CDS encoding ParA family protein, with the protein MAKIISITNQKGGVAKTTTAVNLGASLAAAEKKILIVDADPQANATIGLGVDAANIKTLYDVFSGNCMALDAIIKFDYLPFFHLIPASQHLSGMEVELAGEKDRNEFLKDSLKELGNHYDYIILDTPPTLGILTVNALAAADGILITMQPEFYALDGLSKLMRTYELVSRELNPSLDIEGIVFTLVDPRLKLVKEIMDEVRGFFPQHVFSTYVARNIRLAEAPSFGKPILLYDAESIGAKNYVSLAVEFLKRERLKNEKKTG; encoded by the coding sequence TTGGCAAAAATTATATCTATTACCAATCAAAAAGGCGGCGTCGCCAAAACGACAACCGCTGTCAATCTCGGAGCGTCCCTCGCGGCTGCTGAAAAAAAAATACTCATTGTAGACGCCGACCCTCAAGCCAACGCGACTATAGGCCTCGGGGTTGATGCCGCAAATATAAAAACTCTCTACGATGTTTTCTCGGGAAACTGCATGGCTCTCGACGCGATTATCAAATTTGACTACCTTCCGTTTTTTCATCTCATACCGGCCTCTCAGCATCTGTCTGGAATGGAAGTTGAGTTAGCCGGAGAAAAGGACAGAAACGAATTCCTCAAAGATTCTTTAAAAGAATTAGGGAATCATTACGATTACATAATTCTCGACACGCCTCCTACCCTGGGGATTCTCACGGTCAACGCCCTTGCAGCTGCAGACGGGATACTCATAACAATGCAGCCTGAATTCTACGCTCTTGACGGATTGAGCAAACTGATGAGAACATACGAATTGGTCAGTCGGGAACTTAATCCTTCCCTCGATATAGAGGGAATAGTTTTCACTCTCGTCGACCCGCGTTTGAAATTAGTTAAGGAAATAATGGACGAGGTCAGGGGGTTTTTCCCCCAGCACGTCTTTTCGACATACGTGGCGAGAAACATAAGACTTGCCGAAGCTCCGAGTTTCGGGAAACCGATACTTCTCTACGATGCGGAATCCATCGGCGCCAAGAACTATGTGTCTCTCGCCGTGGAGTTTTTAAAAAGAGAAAGGCTTAAAAATGAAAAAAAGACTGGGTAA
- a CDS encoding TonB-dependent receptor has protein sequence MEGFFISGFVFISLFRLTLESAALYGVVKDAADLSPIEAASIFVDERLVCITGPGGEFHVQSIPWGQHMLSVRRIGYEKRVFFLEIEQTETRQMFVFLESQSIEAEGITVWGEKRTEGNIIIIDSENIEGSGCFDLPDVLEGIAGVTISRQNAGDVSSVSLSGPSAGRVGIYVDGVKVNSAVTGAFDLSSIPITSVKRIVVVNNPGAGSEPGGRIMIFLKGQEREENEISVLSGSYGLIAARLGFGSGFPLTEKEKISLDVSFDGYSGGYPAEGYPGGVISNSDSKSLRGVMRIFSYFIRKIELSVAGSAREKGIPGQADGTLMTLSRMNDCNFTAWAKLPVSFFGVPCALSVSHGLTSNFYFCPERQPIPGQNDSAYFFPESSETVSTRTDMSLNFTPSVSSWAELIIDCRWNNQNYFFRDGLRDFLPEIRARRSEIILSLATILTKSLGVCKGRLDFELAPSICRANGKSKVFWSYSAGLNISSHSSTSVSSGGVGFSRNIHYPDFSNTHTVETVYSSGNPDLKPEISNTLGLNFNMTGSSLPGWSFSVSGFYGILEDMIVWRRNFKGQYQPFNLGKAKGLGCDFYLSADIPAGFYFKLGLSLQDVKNRTGGDINYGNYITYRPVYRFSSETGYKRGVFSAEVLYRAVARRYTREANTDPLGISNTSLNPYRVFDVFVSCSRSIMHSEWTFVFSVKNIFDDRYMVVEQMPVEGRIFKTEVSVKW, from the coding sequence ATGGAGGGGTTTTTTATTTCTGGGTTCGTTTTTATATCATTATTCCGTTTGACGCTTGAAAGCGCCGCCCTATACGGTGTGGTGAAAGACGCCGCCGATTTATCTCCCATAGAAGCCGCATCCATATTCGTCGATGAAAGGCTTGTATGTATTACCGGACCCGGCGGTGAATTCCATGTACAGAGCATTCCGTGGGGTCAACACATGTTGTCTGTACGGAGGATCGGCTATGAGAAACGTGTGTTCTTCCTGGAGATTGAACAGACTGAAACAAGGCAAATGTTTGTTTTCTTGGAGTCCCAGTCTATAGAAGCAGAGGGGATAACCGTCTGGGGAGAGAAAAGGACCGAAGGCAATATTATCATCATTGATTCGGAAAACATTGAGGGTTCAGGGTGCTTCGACTTGCCTGACGTTCTGGAAGGAATAGCCGGAGTTACGATAAGCAGGCAAAACGCGGGTGATGTGTCAAGCGTTTCGCTGAGCGGCCCGTCAGCAGGGAGAGTAGGCATATATGTCGACGGTGTAAAAGTGAACAGCGCCGTTACCGGCGCTTTTGATCTCTCTTCGATACCTATCACTTCGGTAAAAAGAATCGTCGTAGTAAATAATCCGGGAGCCGGTTCGGAGCCCGGAGGCCGAATTATGATATTCCTCAAAGGTCAGGAAAGAGAAGAAAACGAGATATCTGTATTGTCGGGTTCTTACGGATTGATCGCCGCAAGATTAGGCTTCGGTTCGGGATTTCCTTTGACGGAAAAGGAGAAAATATCTCTCGACGTTTCTTTCGACGGTTATTCCGGAGGATACCCGGCCGAAGGTTACCCCGGCGGAGTTATCTCAAACAGCGATTCGAAATCCCTGAGGGGTGTAATGAGAATTTTTTCTTATTTTATAAGGAAAATTGAATTGTCCGTCGCCGGAAGCGCTCGTGAGAAAGGAATACCTGGTCAAGCGGACGGTACGCTTATGACTTTGTCAAGGATGAACGATTGTAACTTTACGGCATGGGCAAAACTGCCCGTATCGTTTTTCGGAGTTCCTTGTGCCTTGTCGGTTTCGCACGGTTTGACGAGTAATTTCTATTTCTGCCCTGAAAGACAACCCATCCCCGGTCAAAACGACAGCGCTTATTTTTTCCCGGAAAGTTCAGAAACCGTCTCAACCCGGACGGATATGTCGTTAAATTTCACACCTTCGGTAAGTTCCTGGGCGGAACTGATAATAGATTGCCGCTGGAACAATCAGAATTATTTTTTCAGGGACGGTCTGAGGGATTTTTTACCCGAAATCAGAGCAAGGAGAAGCGAAATAATTCTTTCCCTGGCAACTATTCTGACTAAATCCCTTGGGGTCTGCAAAGGAAGACTTGATTTTGAACTTGCTCCGTCAATCTGCCGCGCAAACGGCAAAAGCAAAGTATTCTGGTCGTATTCGGCCGGACTGAATATCTCTTCTCACTCTTCCACGTCAGTGTCCTCGGGCGGTGTCGGTTTTTCACGCAACATACATTATCCGGATTTTTCTAACACGCACACGGTTGAAACGGTTTATTCTTCGGGCAATCCCGATTTAAAGCCGGAAATTTCCAACACACTCGGCTTGAATTTTAATATGACAGGATCAAGCTTGCCGGGCTGGTCGTTTTCGGTTTCAGGTTTCTACGGAATTCTCGAAGACATGATCGTGTGGAGAAGAAATTTCAAAGGGCAGTATCAACCCTTCAACCTTGGAAAGGCCAAAGGGCTGGGCTGTGATTTTTATTTAAGTGCGGATATACCCGCCGGTTTTTATTTTAAGCTTGGGCTTTCCCTTCAGGACGTAAAGAACAGGACTGGCGGAGACATCAATTACGGAAATTACATAACTTATCGCCCGGTTTATAGATTCTCTTCGGAAACGGGATATAAAAGAGGGGTTTTTTCGGCGGAAGTATTGTACAGGGCTGTTGCCAGAAGATATACGAGAGAGGCGAACACGGATCCTCTCGGAATTTCAAATACGTCCCTCAATCCATACAGAGTTTTTGACGTATTTGTATCTTGTTCAAGGAGTATTATGCACTCTGAATGGACTTTTGTTTTTTCAGTGAAAAACATTTTTGATGATAGATATATGGTCGTGGAACAAATGCCTGTTGAAGGAAGAATTTTTAAAACTGAGGTGAGTGTAAAATGGTAA